Proteins co-encoded in one Candidatus Thiodictyon syntrophicum genomic window:
- a CDS encoding YaeQ family protein, whose protein sequence is MALKATVFRAQVQISDMDRHYYESHALTIARHPSETDERMMVRLLAFCLYADPRLTFTKGVSADDEPDLWQHSLTGEIERWIELGHPDERRIRQACGRAREVIVINYGGRAADLWWEQNGESLRRQRNLRVWSIATPEVRALAALAERSMDLNCTIEGGQVWIGTDQLTVAVTPTDRLA, encoded by the coding sequence ATGGCCCTCAAGGCGACGGTCTTCAGGGCCCAGGTGCAGATCAGCGACATGGACCGTCACTATTATGAGAGCCACGCGCTCACCATCGCCCGCCACCCCTCCGAGACCGACGAGCGGATGATGGTGCGCCTGCTCGCCTTCTGTCTCTATGCCGACCCGCGCCTCACCTTCACCAAGGGCGTGAGTGCCGATGACGAGCCCGACCTGTGGCAACACAGCCTGACCGGGGAGATCGAGCGCTGGATCGAACTGGGTCACCCCGACGAGCGCCGCATCCGCCAGGCGTGCGGACGCGCCCGAGAGGTCATCGTCATCAACTACGGCGGCCGGGCGGCGGATCTCTGGTGGGAGCAGAACGGCGAGTCGCTGCGCCGCCAGCGCAACCTGCGGGTCTGGTCGATCGCCACCCCCGAGGTCCGCGCCCTGGCCGCCCTGGCCGAGCGCTCCATGGACCTCAATTGCACCATCGAGGGCGGCCAGGTGTGGATCGGCACCGACCAGCTCACGGTCGCCGTCACCCCGACCGACCGGCTGGCCTGA
- a CDS encoding type II toxin-antitoxin system VapC family toxin, producing the protein MATAIDLVVDTSALTAILLGEPEAADLLTALAAAATIGLCAPNRTEFLLVIQSRLGDVGVERAKRLLAMQRIETVPLDEALADAAALRFRRFGKGRHPAGLNFGDCFSYALAIREQVPLLFKGNDFSQTDVRVAAYPMP; encoded by the coding sequence ATGGCCACTGCGATTGATCTGGTCGTCGATACCAGCGCCCTGACCGCGATCCTGCTCGGGGAACCGGAGGCCGCGGACCTCCTGACCGCGCTGGCTGCCGCTGCCACGATCGGTCTGTGTGCCCCGAACCGCACCGAATTCCTGCTGGTCATCCAGTCGCGGCTGGGCGATGTCGGGGTCGAGCGCGCCAAGCGACTGCTTGCCATGCAGCGCATCGAAACGGTCCCCTTGGACGAGGCCCTGGCCGATGCCGCGGCCCTGCGTTTCCGGCGCTTCGGCAAGGGTCGGCATCCGGCTGGGCTCAACTTCGGCGACTGTTTCTCTTATGCCCTGGCGATCCGCGAACAGGTTCCGCTGCTCTTCAAGGGGAATGACTTTTCGCAGACTGATGTGCGGGTTGCGGCTTATCCTATGCCCTGA
- a CDS encoding FitA-like ribbon-helix-helix domain-containing protein: protein MPTLVLRNVPDELYGRLKQAAADHRCSIAQEAIVALQSGLGGARDRPRWPSVAESLAWLKAEVWTLPVLDRRSEDEILGYNADGHCD, encoded by the coding sequence ATGCCGACCCTGGTCTTGCGAAATGTTCCGGATGAGCTGTACGGCAGGCTCAAGCAAGCCGCCGCCGACCACCGCTGCTCCATAGCACAGGAGGCCATCGTCGCCCTTCAGTCGGGACTGGGCGGCGCACGCGACCGACCGCGCTGGCCCTCGGTAGCGGAAAGCCTCGCATGGCTCAAGGCCGAGGTCTGGACCTTGCCGGTACTCGATCGGCGCAGTGAGGATGAGATTCTGGGCTACAACGCCGATGGCCACTGCGATTGA